Genomic segment of Candidatus Lernaella stagnicola:
GCAGCCCCATGAATACGGCGAAGACCTTATGGTCGCCGAACATGTTGCCGAACAGACGTAAGCTCAGGCTCATGGGCCGCGCGAGGTGGCTGATCAATTCGATCGGCACCATGATCGGGGCCATCACGTATTTGATCACGCCTTCCATGGGTCCCAGGAAGTGGGCGAGGTATTTGCCGATGCCCTGGGCGCGGATGCCGTAGTAGTGATAGAGGCAAAAGACGATCAGCGCCAAGGCGAGTGTCGTATTCAGGTTGTCCGAGGCGGTGTAGAAGCCGGGGATCAAGCCCAGCAGATTGCTTAGCAAGATCACGAAGGCCAGCGAGCCCACCAGGGGCAGGTATTTCTCTTCATCGTGCCCGATGATGTCTTTCATCATGCCCAGCACTATTTTGATGATCGTCTCGACGAAGTTGGTAAGCGTCACGCCGGAATCGGGATCGTAGTTTCCGGTCTTCAGCATTTTCTTGTAGCGGCCGCCGACTCTCAACGAAATGAACAGAATCAGCATGAGCACGAAGAACATGACCAGGACGTGCAACAAGGCGTGCGCCGTAAAGCCATGCGGGTCGATATCCGCCTTGGGGACGCCCAGCATGCCGCCAATCGCCACCGCGACCGGGTACATCCATTCCATCGGAATGTAATTGAAGAGAGTCCAGTGCACATCGGCCTTTTTGGCTTCGTGACCGCCGGAGACGGCGGCGTCCGCGTGTTCGGACGAAGGTGCGGCGGCGGGCGCTAAGTCGGACGTCGTCGCGGTTGCCGCGGTGCACAAAGTAAGAAGAATGACGAGGGTGAAAATAACTGCCCGGAAATGCCGCATACCAGTTTGCTCCTGAAATCTACAACCGATCAAAGACACCTTTTTTGGACCCCGTTTTATAATCCTTTTCGTCGGGATTGTCCACATCGTCCCAACCAATGTATTTTTCTTCCGTTTTCTGCCAGTCCTCGTCGATCAGGTCGGTGAATCCCTGGTAAATCGCGACCACCGTGGCGGTGACGACCGCCACGATAATCACCCCCAGGCTGACGAAAAAGGCGATGATGTTGAAGTAGGCCGACCAGTACACGATCGTGAAAAAACAAAACCCGACCAACATGACGAACTTAAACCACACCAGCGCGAAATACTGTATCTTAAGCCGCTTCGGATCCTCGACGATCTTGCGTCCGACCCATTTCAAAATGTTGAAATTTACCATCGACAAGCCGCCGCCGAACAACGTACCGGTCACGACCGTGATATCGAAACCCGACAACCACACCGCAATCGACACGATGATAAACGCAACGTAGATCAGCACCCCGACCTTGGAGACGAAATCGAGCGTGTTGCGTTCATTGATGATCGGAACTTTCAGGCTCGTCCTCCTCGCCGATGCGTTTGCCGGCCTTATAAGCAACAAATATAGCTTTAGCCGCTGCCCCGAGCCCGAAAACAATCCAGATGATTTTCATCCACGGATCGGTGCCGAGCCACTTGTCCAAATAGTAACCCACCACATAGCCGATGGCGACCGCAGCCCCCATTTCCAAGCCCACCGAACCAATCGACGCGGCGTGTTTTAGGTCTTTAAGTGATCCGGCCATGTGACTTGCTCCATCAATCCGCCTGACTATAGCATAGAACATCCGCGGGCCAACGGTGGCTTGCGGTTTTGGCGGCCGTTGCCGAAAGGATTGCGTTGGCGGCAAAAACGAAAATCTCCATCACGCTGTGTTGCCTGCTCGTGGCCGCGGCCGCGATCGACGCACAGCGTGAGCCGAGCCGCCAAGCGGGCGTTGTCGTCATGCTCGGCATCATCGACAGTTGGCAGGCCCTCACCCGGCACGCCCGGCCGGGCGGCTGTCGGTACACGCCTACGTGCTCGGTCTACGGCGAGCTCGTCGTGCATCGCTACGGCGCTTACCGTGGCTCCTGGCTCGCCGCGAAACGAATCTGGCGTTGCAGCCCCTGGGGCGGCGAAGGGGAGGATTGGCCCGAATGAAACGACAAGTCGCCATCGCGTTGTTGCTGCTGCTCATCTTCGCGTCGGCCTGCGACGACCTCAACACGAGGGACGACCCCGTCGCGCGGACCAACCCCGAAGTCACCGAGGTGCCCACGCCCAAGCATCTGCCCAGCCGCCTGCAGCTTTTCGTCGAACGGGAACAAGTGCCCGTGTGCCGCCGACCCTATGGCCTGGCGGCAGCCACGGACGAGAAAACGATTTTTGTGGCCTGTGCCGGCAGCGGGCAGGTGACCGCATTGGACACCGAGTTTTTCGACCGCCGGTGGACGACAGTGCCGCTTTACGAACGCATCTATAAAATCGTCGTCGATCCCCAGCGACCGCGGCTGTTTGCCGTGGGCATGAACGGCAGTCGCGTGCATGTCATCGAAACCGAATCCGGCGCACGCCTGAAATCGCTGGCCATGGGCGGAGCGATCGCCGACTTGGCCCTGGTGCCCGGCTACGACCGCCTGGTGGTCACGGTGACTCAGCCGCCGCAGGCCGTGCTGATCGACCTGAAAGACTTGCACGAGGTCGGCCGTATTCGTTTCCCCACGCCGCCCGGTTCCCTGGCAATACGCGCCGACGGTTCACTCGCCTGCGCCGGCAGCGGTGTGTGGCAGCGTCTGGTTCGCCAAACGAAGGTCGTGAAAGAGCCGGTGTATCTTTTCGATCCGCGCGGCCCCGCCGGGCCGGTGATGGATATCGGCCTGGGCGGTTCGCAAGCCCGGCGACCGATCTTCCTGGAAGACGGGCAGACGTTGCTCGTGCCTGAACGAAGCTCGGATACCGTGGCTGCTTACGATGTGCAAAACCGCCGTTTGATCCGCACGATTCAAGTTGGCGGCGCGCCCGAAATGCTGACCACGACGCCCAACGGCCGGTGGGCGTTCTCGCTGGACGCCGGCGGCGCGTCGATCACCCGTATCGACCTGCGGCGCAAGCAGGCAGCCGGACAGGTTGTGTTACCGGGCGATCCGCAAGACATGATCCTTTCGCCCGACGGCACGCAATTGATGGCCGCGTTGAGTCGCCGCGACGGGCGCGCGGGCGAAATTGCCATCGTGGATGTGGAGAGCGTTGCGGTGCTCGATCGCATTCGCGTGGGCCTTGATCCTTGCGACTTGACGACGACGCATTCAGGCCGCAAACTAATAGTAAGCAATTTCCGCTCCGATACGGTAAGTATCCTGGAATGATGCATACAGCGGAAATTTGCTCTGTGTCTTACCGAATGAATGGTCGTTAGCTATCGTCGCTCGGCAAAAAAAACTACTTGACCGCCGAGGACAGCGGACCGACACCAAAAACAGGCAGTAACAATTGCTCGCGTGAGAGAAGTAGTCACGCTATTTTTCCAGGAGTTCGCTTGAATAATCGTCCCGACTATGGCGACCGCCAACGGCAGGGCGGCAAGAAGCGCCGACCCGGCAATCGTCGAAAACGCTCCAACGGCCAGCGACGTCGCGGACGCGGCGGTGCGTCCAAGGGTGGTAATGGTTCGGACCGGCGGCGGATTGCCGTCGGCTCCACGGAACTCAACGCCTTTGAGTTGTTTTGCGCTTTGTATCTCGGCATCACGCCCGACGACCGCTTTCGCATGCAACGGCCCGCCGAGGTCGCTGAGCGCTTTGGCATCAATGCCTACCAGCTTGACGAAAAGATGGCGGAATACGGCTTGGATCGCGAAACCATTTCGCGAAGCGGTTTCGACATGCAAATGGCCAAGTACGACATCCGCGTCGCCCCCGAAGGCATCAGTCGCCGGGAATTGGCCAAGCCGTGGTTCGATGAGTTGCGAGAACGCGTTCTGGAAATCCGGCCCGAACTGCGCGAATCCGCCGAAAAAAACGAAGTGGATGAAAAGGTCGAAGAGAACCCCGAGCCGTCAAGCGCTCCGGCGGAGTTGAAAACCTCGCTCTTCGACGACTAACCGCAGCTTCGCATCATCGGCTTTTATGATCCCAATGCCATGGACCGGGATGCTCGCGAAGCATGCGTTCCAACGCGGCGGCCACCCTCTGCGGCGCCGTTTCCAACTCAGCAAGCCGCGCCACCTCGCGAGCCGCGCGGCCCAACGGTCGATCCGCTCCCACGATAGCGACCCGGCCCAACGGCTTAGCCATCGGTCGACGAGTCGCTGCGCATGGTAGGGCTCTTCCGGCTTCGGCGCAGGGTGCTTCTCCGGCGCTTCACCCGCCGGGCGGGTCTTCCAGCGTCGGTGCATCCACACCCATTGCTCCGGATACCGGCGGATATGGTCGCACAGGCGGTCGTTGAGTATCTGGGTGTAGGCTTGGATGTCCGCTTTTCTGTCGCCGGTTTGCGGCCGCGGCAACGTCGGCGTGACCTCCACTGTGTACGCGTGCCGTCCACTTCTCGGTGGCTTAACAGAAGCATGGCGTCGATACCGGCTTGGTAGCACAGATACGCCGGTCCGGACGGCGTCCACGCCGGGTGCCCGAACCAATCGGCGAATACACCGCGCACTTTGGTGTCCTGATCGACCAACAGGCCGAGGAATTCGTTGCGCGAGAAGATCTCGATGATTTCCTTGATCAGTTCGCCGCCGCCGCGGGTGAGTGGGATGTAGTTGTATTTGCGCCGGTGTTCGTTAAGCAGCCGGTCGATCCGGAGGTCGTACAGCGAGCGCACGACTTCGTACCCCGGATAACCGAGGTGCGCGAAGGTCGCCGCCATCAATTCCCAATTGCTGAGATGGCCGGTGATAAAAATGCCGCCGGGCCATGGCGAACACAGCGCGCGCGGTAAGGTAGATGGCGTCGTTCTTCAGGCGCTGTAACGCCTTCCGACGACTTTTAGGCATTTTCAAGTTTATCGTGAATGTAACTCACGACATTTGCGACGGTTTCCCACTCCTCGGCGTCGACGTCCGGAATTTCGATTTCGTATTCCTCCTGAGCCATGGCGACAAATTCCTCGAGGTCGTCAGGAGTCATACCCAAATCATCTGAAAGGAAGGCATCGTCGCTCAGATCCTCAACCTGGCACGAGAGTACATCACAGATGATTTCACGCACCTTTGTTTCCAGATCCATGTGCACCCTCTCCCGCGAGATACTACTGGTTGATGACCTCCATCAAGCGATCGTACGCGTCGCCGACGGTTTTAATAGACTGAGCCATATCATCGGGAATGGTGTCCAGATCGAACTCTAATTCGATGTCCGCGATCAGTTCCACCAAGTCCAGACTGTCGGCCCCGAGCTCTTTGATGAACTCAGTGTCTCGCTGCAGTTGGTCACTTTTCACGTTCAGTTTCTCGGCAATTAAGGCAATCAATTTGCTGTAGATTTCGTCGCTCATTGTTTCGCGAACTCCCTTGAAAGTTGAACCTTATTCGTTAGATACCTAACCCGCCATCTACCGGCACGATCGTCCCGGAAATGTATCCTGCCTCTTCACTGCAAAGGAAGCCGACCAGCGCGGCTACATCCTCTGCAACACCCATTCGTTGCAGCGGCACGTGTTGCAAGATGAACTCTCGTTGTTCGTTCGTCAAGTCTTTCGTCATCGACGATTCGATCATCCCCGGCGCGACCAAATTGACCGTGATCTGCCGCGCCCCCAGTTCCCGAGCCAGACTTTTGGCCAAGCCTTCCAATCCCGCTTTGCTCATCGCATAGGCGCTCTGCCCGGCGTTGCCCCGCCGGCCCACGATGCTCCCAAACAGCACGATGCGCCCGAAGTAATTGCGTAACATCGCTTTGGAGGCCAGTTTGGCTGTCAGATACGCTCCGCGCAGGTTGACCGCCAACAATTCGTCGAGTTCGGCCGGCCCCGTCAAGGCGATCATTTGGCTGCGCACGATGCCCGCCGCCGCCACCAAGGCGTCCAACCGCCCGCGCTCCTTGATGAACTGGCGCACGCTGCTGTCGATGGCTTCCGGGTCGACCACATCGAACTTTAGAGGCCAGGCTTCACCCCCGGCTGCCTGGATTTCAGCAATGACCGCTTCCGCGTGTTCCGCTTTTTGCCGATAATGTACGCCGACCCCATACCCGCGCCGGGCCAGTTCCCGCGCGCACGCACCGCCAATGCTGCCGGATGCACCTGTTACTAAGGCGATTCGCCTTTCGGTCA
This window contains:
- a CDS encoding phosphopantetheine-binding protein, coding for MDLETKVREIICDVLSCQVEDLSDDAFLSDDLGMTPDDLEEFVAMAQEEYEIEIPDVDAEEWETVANVVSYIHDKLENA
- the atpB gene encoding F0F1 ATP synthase subunit A is translated as MRHFRAVIFTLVILLTLCTAATATTSDLAPAAAPSSEHADAAVSGGHEAKKADVHWTLFNYIPMEWMYPVAVAIGGMLGVPKADIDPHGFTAHALLHVLVMFFVLMLILFISLRVGGRYKKMLKTGNYDPDSGVTLTNFVETIIKIVLGMMKDIIGHDEEKYLPLVGSLAFVILLSNLLGLIPGFYTASDNLNTTLALALIVFCLYHYYGIRAQGIGKYLAHFLGPMEGVIKYVMAPIMVPIELISHLARPMSLSLRLFGNMFGDHKVFAVFMGLLAVPLIYPLPFLALGTLVAIVQTLVFSLLTMVYIGLATAKEH
- a CDS encoding 3-oxoacyl-ACP reductase family protein; this encodes MTERRIALVTGASGSIGGACARELARRGYGVGVHYRQKAEHAEAVIAEIQAAGGEAWPLKFDVVDPEAIDSSVRQFIKERGRLDALVAAAGIVRSQMIALTGPAELDELLAVNLRGAYLTAKLASKAMLRNYFGRIVLFGSIVGRRGNAGQSAYAMSKAGLEGLAKSLARELGARQITVNLVAPGMIESSMTKDLTNEQREFILQHVPLQRMGVAEDVAALVGFLCSEEAGYISGTIVPVDGGLGI
- a CDS encoding AtpZ/AtpI family protein, translated to MAGSLKDLKHAASIGSVGLEMGAAVAIGYVVGYYLDKWLGTDPWMKIIWIVFGLGAAAKAIFVAYKAGKRIGEEDEPESSDHQ
- the yidD gene encoding membrane protein insertion efficiency factor YidD; the encoded protein is MAAVAERIALAAKTKISITLCCLLVAAAAIDAQREPSRQAGVVVMLGIIDSWQALTRHARPGGCRYTPTCSVYGELVVHRYGAYRGSWLAAKRIWRCSPWGGEGEDWPE
- the acpP gene encoding acyl carrier protein encodes the protein MSDEIYSKLIALIAEKLNVKSDQLQRDTEFIKELGADSLDLVELIADIELEFDLDTIPDDMAQSIKTVGDAYDRLMEVINQ